One genomic region from Aquisalimonas asiatica encodes:
- the htpG gene encoding molecular chaperone HtpG gives MSVAAQKETLEFQTEVRQLLHLMVHSLYSSREIFLRELISNASDACDRLRFDALKDESLYEGDGELGIRVEYDKEARTVTISDNGIGMNRDDVIENLGTIARSGTQHFINQLTGDQAKDAKLIGQFGVGFYSSFIVAQRVEVLSRRAGVPASEGVRWESDGEGAYTLETVELPRRGTQVILHLRDDMDEFLDGYRLRQVIRTYSDHISLPIVMPKEATGEEDEAPGDETVNKASALWMRSKTEISDDEYEAFYKQVAHDFEGPLTWMHNKVEGNLSYVSLLFIPKRAPFDLFNREQPNGVHLYVRRVFIMDDAEHLMPRYLRFVRGIIDSDDLPLNVSRELLQHNRQIEKIKSASVKRVLDRLESMAEKEPENYASFWSTFGRVLKEGPAEDFGNRERIAKLLRFSSTHTDSETENVSLDDYIARMKENQTSIYYVTADSFSAAKNSPHLEIFRKKGIEVLLLGDPVDEWCVTHLGEYNGKQLVHVAKGDLDLGDLDDAEDKEEREKTETEYKPLVERLEGVLGDRVKNVRVSHRLTDSPSCLVVEEHEFAVSMQRMLKAAGHTVPAGKPVMEINPEHALIQRLQGVSDDGTFDEWAHVLFDQAMLTEGGQLDDPAAFVRRMNRLLAES, from the coding sequence ATGAGTGTTGCTGCGCAGAAGGAAACGCTTGAGTTCCAGACGGAGGTTCGGCAACTGCTGCACCTGATGGTGCATTCCCTCTACAGCAGTCGCGAGATTTTCCTGCGGGAGCTGATCTCCAACGCCTCGGATGCCTGCGACCGCCTTCGCTTCGACGCCCTCAAGGACGAATCCCTGTACGAAGGCGACGGCGAACTCGGCATCCGGGTGGAGTACGACAAGGAGGCCCGCACGGTCACCATCTCGGACAACGGCATCGGCATGAACCGCGATGACGTGATCGAGAACCTCGGCACCATTGCCCGCTCCGGGACCCAGCATTTCATCAACCAGCTCACCGGCGACCAGGCGAAGGATGCCAAGCTGATCGGCCAGTTCGGTGTCGGCTTCTATTCGTCGTTCATCGTCGCCCAGCGGGTGGAAGTGCTCTCCCGCCGCGCCGGTGTGCCGGCCAGCGAGGGTGTGCGCTGGGAGTCGGACGGCGAGGGTGCCTACACCCTGGAGACCGTCGAGTTGCCGCGGCGCGGGACCCAGGTGATTCTGCACCTGCGCGATGACATGGACGAGTTCCTGGACGGCTACCGCCTGCGCCAGGTGATCCGCACCTATTCCGATCACATCTCGCTGCCCATCGTCATGCCGAAGGAGGCCACCGGCGAGGAGGACGAGGCACCGGGCGACGAGACCGTGAACAAGGCCTCCGCCCTGTGGATGCGCTCCAAGACCGAAATCAGCGATGACGAGTACGAGGCGTTCTACAAGCAGGTGGCCCACGACTTCGAGGGCCCGCTCACCTGGATGCACAACAAGGTCGAGGGCAACCTCAGTTATGTGTCGCTGCTGTTCATTCCGAAGCGCGCACCGTTCGACCTGTTCAACCGCGAGCAGCCCAACGGCGTCCACCTGTACGTGCGCCGGGTGTTCATCATGGATGATGCCGAGCACCTGATGCCGCGCTACCTGCGGTTCGTGCGCGGCATCATCGACTCCGACGACCTGCCGCTGAACGTCTCCCGGGAGCTGTTGCAGCACAACCGGCAGATCGAGAAGATCAAGTCCGCCTCGGTGAAGCGGGTGCTGGACCGGCTGGAGTCCATGGCCGAGAAAGAACCGGAGAATTACGCGTCCTTCTGGAGCACCTTCGGCCGCGTGCTCAAGGAAGGGCCGGCGGAAGACTTCGGCAACCGCGAGCGTATCGCCAAGCTGCTGCGCTTCTCCTCCACGCACACCGACAGCGAGACGGAAAACGTCTCCCTGGACGACTACATCGCGCGGATGAAGGAGAACCAGACGTCCATCTACTACGTCACCGCCGACAGCTTCAGCGCGGCGAAGAACAGCCCGCATCTGGAGATCTTCCGCAAGAAGGGCATCGAGGTGCTGCTGCTGGGCGACCCGGTGGACGAGTGGTGCGTTACCCACCTGGGTGAGTACAACGGCAAGCAGCTCGTGCACGTGGCCAAGGGCGACCTGGATCTGGGTGATCTGGACGACGCCGAGGACAAGGAAGAGCGCGAGAAGACCGAAACCGAGTACAAGCCCCTGGTGGAGCGTCTCGAGGGTGTGCTTGGCGACCGGGTGAAGAACGTCCGGGTCAGTCACCGCCTGACCGATTCCCCCAGCTGTCTGGTGGTGGAAGAGCATGAGTTCGCCGTCAGCATGCAGCGCATGCTCAAGGCTGCCGGGCATACCGTGCCCGCCGGCAAGCCGGTGATGGAGATCAACCCCGAGCATGCGCTGATCCAGCGGCTGCAGGGGGTGAGTGACGACGGGACATTCGATGAATGGGCGCACGTCCTGTTCGATCAGGCTATGCTCACTGAAGGCGGACAGCTCGACGACCCGGCTGCCTTCGTACGGCGGATGAACCGGCTGCTCGCCGAGTCGTGA
- the ilvB gene encoding biosynthetic-type acetolactate synthase large subunit — translation MMSRQKGKHHPLAGTTMSGAEMIVQVLADEGVDTIFGYSGGAILPTYDAVFRYNENHRRDASDDPMKLVVPANEQGAGFMAAGYARASGKVGCFLVTSGPGATNTVTPIRDCMADSTPVVCITGQVPTGAMGTDAFQEAPIVNIMGNCAKHVFLVTRPEELEATIRTAFEIARSGRPGPVVVDVPKNMQNWVGEYVGSGLLEMRGYRQRMDSLRSAKLSERKCRQFFDMLEKSSRPLLYVGGGVINGNAAEELREFARTFNIPVVTTLMGLGAMDTTDDLSLHMLGMHGTAYANYAVEDCDFLIAVGARFDDRVAGKVDEFAPMAEHIAHIDIDAAEIGKVKVVDWAHVGEAGRSLKQLLTHGRESGFERDFGPWFKHVQKLKRNHPMNYDRDSDLIQPHYVVELLNKATGGNAIIATGVGQHQMWAAQYCDFREPRLWLTSGSMGTMGYGLPAAIGAQFACPDKIVVDIDGDGSIRMNLGEMETVTNYDLPVKVLLLNNLGDGMVRQWQRLYFNENFSGSDKTLHRKDFIKAAESDGYEFARRVMNKGDLEEALKAFVEYDGPAFLEVMIDNNASVYPMVGPGMGYSQMVTGEWIASRELSGPEREPIDPETSPELF, via the coding sequence ATCTTCGGCTACAGCGGTGGCGCCATTCTGCCCACCTACGATGCGGTCTTTCGCTACAACGAGAACCACCGTCGCGACGCGTCCGACGACCCCATGAAACTGGTCGTGCCCGCCAACGAGCAGGGCGCCGGATTCATGGCCGCGGGCTATGCCCGCGCCAGCGGCAAGGTGGGCTGTTTCCTGGTCACCTCCGGCCCGGGCGCCACCAACACCGTCACGCCCATCCGCGACTGCATGGCCGACTCCACCCCGGTGGTGTGCATCACCGGCCAGGTGCCCACCGGCGCCATGGGCACGGACGCCTTCCAGGAGGCGCCCATCGTCAACATCATGGGCAACTGCGCCAAGCACGTGTTCCTGGTGACGCGCCCGGAAGAGCTGGAAGCGACCATCCGCACCGCCTTCGAGATCGCCCGTTCCGGCCGGCCCGGCCCGGTGGTGGTGGATGTGCCCAAGAATATGCAGAACTGGGTCGGCGAGTACGTGGGCTCCGGCCTGCTGGAGATGCGCGGTTACCGCCAGCGCATGGACTCCCTGCGTTCCGCCAAGCTCTCCGAGCGCAAGTGCCGCCAGTTCTTCGACATGCTGGAGAAATCCAGCCGGCCGCTGCTGTACGTGGGCGGCGGCGTGATCAACGGCAATGCCGCGGAAGAGCTGCGCGAGTTCGCGCGCACGTTCAACATTCCGGTGGTGACCACGCTCATGGGCCTGGGCGCCATGGATACCACCGACGATCTCTCCCTGCACATGCTCGGCATGCACGGCACGGCCTACGCCAACTACGCCGTGGAAGACTGCGATTTCCTCATCGCCGTGGGCGCCCGTTTCGACGACCGGGTGGCCGGCAAGGTGGACGAGTTCGCGCCCATGGCCGAGCACATCGCCCACATCGACATCGATGCCGCCGAGATCGGCAAGGTGAAAGTGGTGGACTGGGCTCACGTGGGCGAGGCCGGCCGCAGCCTCAAGCAGCTTCTGACCCATGGTCGCGAGTCCGGCTTCGAGCGGGACTTCGGGCCGTGGTTCAAGCATGTGCAGAAGCTCAAGCGCAACCACCCCATGAACTACGATCGCGACAGCGATCTCATCCAGCCGCACTACGTGGTGGAGCTGCTCAACAAGGCCACCGGCGGCAACGCCATCATCGCCACCGGGGTCGGGCAGCACCAGATGTGGGCGGCCCAGTACTGCGATTTCCGGGAGCCCCGGCTGTGGCTCACCTCCGGCAGCATGGGCACCATGGGTTATGGTCTGCCGGCCGCCATCGGCGCCCAGTTTGCCTGCCCGGACAAGATCGTGGTGGATATCGACGGTGATGGCAGCATCCGCATGAACCTCGGCGAGATGGAGACCGTCACCAACTACGATCTGCCCGTGAAGGTGCTGCTGCTGAACAACCTCGGCGACGGCATGGTGCGGCAGTGGCAGCGGCTGTACTTCAACGAGAACTTCTCCGGCAGCGACAAGACCCTGCATCGCAAGGACTTCATCAAGGCCGCCGAGTCGGACGGCTACGAGTTTGCCCGCCGGGTCATGAACAAGGGCGACCTGGAAGAGGCGCTGAAGGCGTTCGTCGAGTATGACGGCCCGGCCTTCCTGGAAGTGATGATCGACAACAACGCCAGCGTCTACCCGATGGTCGGCCCCGGCATGGGCTACAGCCAGATGGTCACCGGCGAGTGGATCGCCAGCCGGGAGCTGAGCGGTCCGGAGCGCGAGCCCATCGATCCGGAGACGTCGCCGGAGCTCTTCTAG